TTCGTTTTAAGTACATCTTGATCACCCGTATGTTTAAATTTCTTTTGAATTTCTTTCAGTTTACCATAGCCGAAACGCTAGCAACATGATAGGTTTTAAGGTAGTATCATGCGAAACAAGAAGAAGAGGAGCGAATAACACGATGACGATTGAACAAATGATTGAAGCAATCTTAGATAAATTGAACATCATCAACAAAGGGGTCATTAAAGCAGACCAGTTCGACGGCTCAAAAAATGAGGACTTAAAAGAGATTTATGAGTTCGTCATGATGCGCGACTCGTTATCACTTGCAGAGGTCGATGCGATCGTCGACGAACTGAAATCCCTCAAGACTGTCTAATCAAGCGAACTTCACACGATAAAGGCCGATCATCTCTCACGCATTCGAGAGATGGTCGGCCTTTTGTTGCTTAAAACTGTTTCTTTAATTCAAGTAAGGCTTGTTTTGCCACCTGTTGTTCTGCCTCTTTTTTCGATCGGCCTGTCCCGATCCCTTCAAGCTCATCCGCGACTTGGACACGCGAGATAAATTCCCGACTATGCGCCGGACCGCGCTCCTCGATGATTTCACACTCGATGACACCTAAACCGACACGTTGAATCGCTTCCTGTAATTGACTCTTGAAATCTGTCTGTTCTTCAAAAAAGCCTGTCGCCACTTTCGGAAAAACCGCTTCGGCGAGGAATCGTTCGGCTGCTTCGATGCCTTGGTCAAGATACAAGGCGCCAATGAAGGATTCGAAGACATCCGCAAGTAAGGCTGGACGATTCCGACCACCGGTCAGTTCTTCCCCCTTACCTAACAGAATCATATCGGAAAACTGATAGTGATTCGCAAATTGGACGAGTGACGGTTCACAGACGATCGCCGCTCGCAATTTCGTTAATTCCCCCTCGGAACGTTCCGGGTAGTGTTCGAATAGATAGCGTGATACGGTCAACTCTAAGACAGCGTCCCCTAAAAATTCTAGGCGTTCATTATCCCCTTCTGACTCACGTTGTTCATTGACGAACGAAGAGTGCGTGAAGGCTTGTTTTAATAGCTCGACATTAGAAAACGTGATATTCAGACGCTCTTGTAACGCTTCGAATTTCTGCTCGATTTGAGCGAGCGTCCGAGCATCCTTGCGTCGTTTTACATAGGGTCCTTTTCGGACACGACGTCCTTTTTGATTCGTCATAGTTCCTCCTAAACAGCTAAAGCCCACCGCAAAATGCGGTGGGTCAGCTTCAATGATCAGACTTGTGTTTCGATGTAGTTGACGACATCGCCGACAGTCTTCAAGTTTTCTGCTTGCTCATCTTCGATCGTGATTTCGAACTTGTCTTCTAAGTCCATGACGAGTTCCATGACTTCGAGAGAGTCAGCACCGAGGTCGTCTTTGAACGATTTATCAAGTGTGATTTCACTTTGTTCTTTACCTAATTTTTCTGCGATTGCTTCTTGTACGTCTACTAAGATTTGTTCTTTTGTCATTTTAAAATCCCTCCATGAGTTGAGTATATAAGATGATTGCCGATTTGGCAAAGTACTACCGTTAGTTGTGTTACATCGTCATGCCGCCATCGACGGCAAGAGTTTGTCCTGTGATATATCGCGCTTCATCTGAAGCGATGAAACTGACGAGTGAAGCGATATCGTCCGTTTGACCGAAGCGTTTCAACGGAATTTGCCCGAGTGACAGGTTCCGCTGTTCTTCCGTCAATTCATCCGTCATGTCAGTCTCGATAAAGCCTGGACAGATAGCATTGACTGTGACGCCTTTACTAGCGAGTTCACGTGCGACGGATTTCGTCAGCCCGATCAGACCCGCTTTCGCAGCGACATAGTTCGCTTGCCCTGGATTTCCGGAAATACCGACGACTGATGCGATGTTGATGATACGACCGCTTGTTTTTAACAATGGACGTGTCGCAGCTTGCGTGACAAGAAACGCTCCCTTGAGGTTCGTATCGATGACAGCATCGAAATCCGCTTCCTTCATGCGCATTAGCAAACCATCGCGCGTGATGCCGGCATTATTGACGACACAATCCAGTTGACCGAACGTGTCGATTGTCTGTTTGATCATCTGTTTGACAGCATCTGCTTCAGCGACATTCGCTTGAATCGCGAGTGCCTCTCCGCCTGCTTCCCTGATTTCACGGACAACGGCTTCCGCCTTATCCGTGCTTCCTGCATAGTTGACGACGACACGGAAACCATCTGTTGCCAATCGCTTCGCGATGGCAGCTCCGATGCCGCGTGACGCGCCAGTGACGAGTGCTACTTTACTCAACGAATTCCCTCCGCTTCCAGTTGCTCAAGTGTCGTGATGCTGATGATCTTCGCATCTTTTTTGATTCGTTTCACGAGACCGCTCAATGGAGATGATGGACCAAACTCGATGAATGTATCCGCACCCTCTTCAATCAGACGCTCGACGCATGATTCGAATCGAACCGGTGAATAGAGCTGTTGAACGAGCAAACGAATCAATTCGTCTGGTTGATCGTGGAACGCACTGTCGACGTTCGAGATGAATTTCGTCTTCGCTGCTTCAAACGGTGACGAGACGAGAATGTCTTCGAATCGTGGTGCGAATGGTGTCATGAGTGACGAATGGAACGCACCTGATACATCAAGCGGTAAGACATGTTTTGCTCCGAGCTCTTTTAACTTCGCTGTAGCGGATTCGACCGCTGCAATTTGTCCGGAGATGACGAATTGCCCAGGACAGTTGTAGTTCGCTATCTGGACAATCTCTCCCGTTGCCGCAATCGATTCGACCGCGTGATGGGCTGCCTCGACATCATTCATGCCGATGACTGCCGCCATCGTTCCACCCGTGACTTGATTCATGAGTTTTCCGCGTTCGCGGACGAGATAGACGGCTTCAGACGGTGTGATGACAGAAGCTGCGACGAGCGCGCTATATTCTCCAACACTGTGTCCGAGTACGAAATCAGGTGTGTGTCCTTGTGCTGCGTACTGCTGTGCGAGTAATGCACTATGTGCGACGATGGCTGGTTGAGCGATGTCCGTCGCTTTCAATTCATCCTTCGTCCCTGTCGTCATCAGCGTCGTCAGATCCAGACCAATTCGCGTTCCGAGGTCAGCGAGTGCTTGGCGTGTCTCGTCTTGCGTGATAAGCGTCTGTCCCATTCCAGGCGTCTGTGACCCTTGTCCTGGAAACATCCAAACTGTTTTCCCCATCTCGTCTCACTCCTTCTTAACGTGCTTCTGTTGCCTTCGCTTGAACGATTTTGGCAACGACTTCTTGTTCGACCATCTTTTCCGCTTGAACGAGCGCTCGGCTAAATGCGTAGGCATTACTTGAACCATGCGCCTTGATGACCGGAGCCGCAATGCCGAATAGTCCAGCACCGCCATATTCTTCATAAGCGAGCAACTGCTTCATTTTTTTTAACTTCGGTTTCAGTACGAGAGCGGCGAGCTTTGATGTCCACGAGCTCATGAACTGTTCCTTCATGACACCCATGATCATACTGGCAGCCCCTTCTGTAC
This region of Exiguobacterium acetylicum DSM 20416 genomic DNA includes:
- the fabG gene encoding 3-oxoacyl-[acyl-carrier-protein] reductase, with amino-acid sequence MSKVALVTGASRGIGAAIAKRLATDGFRVVVNYAGSTDKAEAVVREIREAGGEALAIQANVAEADAVKQMIKQTIDTFGQLDCVVNNAGITRDGLLMRMKEADFDAVIDTNLKGAFLVTQAATRPLLKTSGRIINIASVVGISGNPGQANYVAAKAGLIGLTKSVARELASKGVTVNAICPGFIETDMTDELTEEQRNLSLGQIPLKRFGQTDDIASLVSFIASDEARYITGQTLAVDGGMTM
- the rnc gene encoding ribonuclease III, producing MTNQKGRRVRKGPYVKRRKDARTLAQIEQKFEALQERLNITFSNVELLKQAFTHSSFVNEQRESEGDNERLEFLGDAVLELTVSRYLFEHYPERSEGELTKLRAAIVCEPSLVQFANHYQFSDMILLGKGEELTGGRNRPALLADVFESFIGALYLDQGIEAAERFLAEAVFPKVATGFFEEQTDFKSQLQEAIQRVGLGVIECEIIEERGPAHSREFISRVQVADELEGIGTGRSKKEAEQQVAKQALLELKKQF
- the acpP gene encoding acyl carrier protein, which produces MTKEQILVDVQEAIAEKLGKEQSEITLDKSFKDDLGADSLEVMELVMDLEDKFEITIEDEQAENLKTVGDVVNYIETQV
- the fabD gene encoding ACP S-malonyltransferase → MGKTVWMFPGQGSQTPGMGQTLITQDETRQALADLGTRIGLDLTTLMTTGTKDELKATDIAQPAIVAHSALLAQQYAAQGHTPDFVLGHSVGEYSALVAASVITPSEAVYLVRERGKLMNQVTGGTMAAVIGMNDVEAAHHAVESIAATGEIVQIANYNCPGQFVISGQIAAVESATAKLKELGAKHVLPLDVSGAFHSSLMTPFAPRFEDILVSSPFEAAKTKFISNVDSAFHDQPDELIRLLVQQLYSPVRFESCVERLIEEGADTFIEFGPSSPLSGLVKRIKKDAKIISITTLEQLEAEGIR
- a CDS encoding DUF1128 family protein, coding for MTIEQMIEAILDKLNIINKGVIKADQFDGSKNEDLKEIYEFVMMRDSLSLAEVDAIVDELKSLKTV